GAATGGTGGATGGCTTGGGGAATGTTTTTTGTTTTTTTGAACCCCATCACATCTAAAAATTCGAACGAGGCCTGTTGGTTGGCAACCAAGTACAAGGTCCGAATCCTTTCATGGTCGCAAAGTAACTGCATGCTTTGAAAAAGCGAAACAATATGCCCCTGGTTCAGCTTGTCGGAAACAACCAATGATCGCAATATACCCCGACTATCCCCTAACTCTTCCAACCCTAAACACGCTGCAATTTTTTTATTGTTTTCTTCGAGAATAATAAATTTGCTGCCTTGAGTTCCAACCCCTTCATGCCCTACATTCGCCTCTTGTAAAAACTGAATAATTGCCTGCTCGTCCGACTTCTCCGCCACCCTCATTTGATAGTACACACTGTCACCCCTATAGTTTATCTCCTTACTTCAATTTATGAGGGTATGTGCAGGTATATGCCCGTTCATTTAAGAAAAAAGACCTTCAAACCATTCAACTAAAAAGAATTTGACCTTAGGTTCTTCTTCATCTTCTGAATTTTCCTCAGTAAGAGAGCTTAATTCTTCTTTCTCTTCAATACTCTCATTAGACTCTTCTTCTTCCGGCTCCTGGACAGCCTCTCCATTTGAAAAATCGAGAAAGCATAGAGGCGGAAACAGGACACACCACCAGTTCGCTCCCTGCCCTTCTCCGAGAGTAATTAATACCGCTTCGTAGTCGCCTGCCGGATAGACGAAGTTCCCGTAAAGCTTTGTCGGAAATGCAACTTTATTGAATTCGACCGAAATCTTTTGACTCATTCCTTCCTGATCCATCACTTGTTCTGCCACTTCTTCAAGCTCAGGAACCCTTGAGCGGATGACGTTTCTCGCTTCTTCAACAGACGTTAAATCCTGTACCCAGGATGTAATTTCGCCCTTCACTTCATCTCTGATTTTTCGCTTAAGTTCCTGATCCTCTTCAGCATCGCTGTTCGCCAATATGCGAAGCCTTATCGCTTCATCAGGAATGACTTTGGTTTCACCGCTGGTCGATTGAGCCGTTTCCTCTTTATATAAACTGGCGATCGCTCCGATTAGCAAACAGTAAATATAGATATATGCTAAAAATGATTTTTTCATTTTTTACTCACCGTTCCTCTCCCCCGATATCTATGAATAGTATGGACAGAGAAAATCCGGTTTAAACAAATAGAATCTATTATTCTTATTTTTTCTTAATACTTTCATACGAATCTCATATAAAGAAATGGATGTAAACGTGAGGAAGGTTGAAGTTATGCCTTATTAAGCAAGGCAGGGCTCCATGTTTGAAGAGGAATCAGCGCAGCCCATGTTCATGTGTATATGAAACTGACAATCCTGAAATCCGATCGTCACCTCCATACACGCGCTTTTGTTGACTGTATTTTATTGGTATAATTAATTTATATAAATGATCGTTAAAATAAAAGGAGACTGTAAAATGACCCTGATGAAAAACAAGCACGTTGCGGGAATATCCATTATTTTTGCAACAATTCTTCTTGTTTCTTCTTTATTAACTTTTTCTGCGAGTGCATTCAATAATAAAGAAATAGAGTTATTAACTACTAAATGTTACGAAACTAATGGAGAGGTAGAATTAATACTTCATAACCCTCTTACACATAGCTATTCTTTCAGCTGTAATAAAAATTAAGTCAAATAACAAAATCGCTAATGTTATTTAAAGGAAGTCCTAATTCAAGATCCTCGAGGTTGGAAATAGAGTAGAACATCTTCCAAAATCCATCAAGTAGTCTTTCAATATTTGTTTACCTGAGCTATCATTACAATTCTCCCAATGATATACGAGACCAAATAAAAGAAGAAGCGCCATCAGCTAGGCACTGCTTCCTCCTTTGCGATAACCGCATAGACTATTCGGTCTTTTCCATTGATATCTTGTTTCACCTGGACTTCCGCTTGCGGAAATGCATTCAATAAAAGCGATCGGACGGCCTCGCCCTGAGTGTGCCCGATTTCAAATACAACGATGCAGCGATCAGCCAAGACATTGGGCAATTCCTCCATGAAGCGTTTATAAAAGCCTAACCCGTCCGAACCATCAGTTAAAGCTCGTACCGGCTCATGGAGTCGGACCGTTTCAGAAAGGGTATCTAGTTCCTCCAGCGAAATATAGGGAGGGTTGGAGACAATGATATCCGCTTTCTGATTCGCTTGGACAAGCGGCTTGAGCAAATCTCCGCAAACGAATTCGACCTTGGCTCCAAGCCGTTTGGCATTTTCAGAGGCTACCTTCAAAGAAGCTTGTGCAATATCGGTGGCTGTTACGAAAAGTTCGCAGTTTTCCAATGCCATCGTAATCGCAATCGCTCCGCTTCCTGTCCCGACATCAACTGCCCGCAGTCCTTTTTCACCCGGAAAAACCGTTTCGATTTTCGACAGTGCGAACAAAACGACCTCTTCCGTTTCCGGACGTGGAATTAAGACATCTTCGTTTACGACAAATTCGCGTCCGTAAAAATATTCCTTTCCAGTTATATACTGCACTGGAATACCTTCTGCATGTCTTTTAACCATTGAGCTAAACCGATCCAGCTGCAGATTAGAAATTGAGTCATGCAGGCTTGCCAGCAGCCGGCTCCTGTCCGTGTTTAATTCATGAAGCAGCAGGATTTCTGCTGCATTTTCGTCTCTTCCTGCTTCTTTCAAACAAGAAGAAGCCCATTTAAGGGCCTCAAATACGGTGTTCATTTAGTTTTCAGCCCTTTGAAGCTTGCTTGATTGGTCTTCAACAATCAATGCATCAATAAATTCATCAAGCTTTCCTTCCATGATTTGGTCCAGCTTTTGAATCGTTAAGCCGATGCGATGATCTGTTACCCGGTTTTGCGGATAATTATAGGTGCGAATACGCTCGGAGCGGTCACCTGTACCAACCGCTGACTTTCTATTTTGGTCATATTCCGCTTGAGCTTCCTGCTGAAATTTATCATAAATTCTAGCACGAAGAACCTTCATTGCTTTTTCTTTGTTTTTGATTTGCGATTTTTCGTCCTGACAGGACACTACGACACCTGTTGGAAGGTGAGTCAATCGTACAGCTGACATCGTCGTATTTACGCTTTGGCCTCCAGGACCGCTTGATGCAAATGTATCGACACGGATATCCTTCTCATGAATATCGACCTCAACTTCCTCTGCTTCAGGAAGGCAGGCTACAGTCGCGGTAGATGTATGGATTCTTCCGCCGGATTCTGTTTCCGGAACACGCTGAACTCTGTGGGCTCCATTTTCGTACTTCATCTTTGAGTAAGCACCATTTCCGTTGATCATGAAAATAATTTCTTTGTATCCGCCGGTACCTGTGACGCTTGCTTCCATCACTTCAGTTTTCCAGCCTTGAATTTCAGCATAGCGGCTGTACATACGATACAGGTTTCCAGCAAACAACGCCGCTTCTTCTCCGCCGGCAGCGCCCCTGATTTCCATAATTACGTTTTTGTCATCGTTCGGATCTTTTGGAATGAGCAAAATTTTTAATCGCTCAGCCAATTGTTCTTCCTCAGCCTGAAGCTCTGACACTTCTTCTTTAACCATCTCACGCATGTCGGCATCCAGCTTTTCTTCGAGCATCGCCTTTGCATCTTGCAATTCTTCCGTTATCGTTCGATACCTTCTATATACTTCAACAGTTTCTTGAATATCGGATTGTTCTTTTGAATATTCTCTAAGCTTATTTGAATCGCTGATGACTTCTGGGTCACTTAACAGCTTATTTAATTCTTCATAGCGATCTTCAATTGATTTTAGCCGATCTAACACAGACTTCACCTCTGTTTTATATACGCATAACATTTTAATTATAGTACAGTGAACGCATGCCGTCAAAAGCAAATACAGTCCAATTTTCACGTTTCACAGCAAAGCGAATTTGATAAGATTAAACTGAGCGAAAAAAATCTATATAAAAGGAGTTTTTTCTTATGCTGCAAGCTATCCACCACATCGCTGTTATTTGCACTGATTATGAAAAGTCAAAATCTTTTTATACGGATATACTCGGATTCGAAATTATCGCCGAGGTCTACAGGGAAGAAAGAGATTCCTATAAGCTCGACCTTTCGCTAAATGGGGATTATGCAATCGAGCTCTTCTCCTTCCCTTCTCCACCGTCAAGGCCGTCACGTCCGGAAGCAGCCGGTCTTCGCCATCTGGCATTCAAGGTCGACAACATTCATCAAGCAGTTGAACACTTGAACAAAAAAGGCATTCAAACCGAACCGATTCGGATTGATCCCTATACAGAAAAAGCTTTTACCTTCTTTAGCGATCCAGACGGGCTTCCCCTTGAGCTTTATGAAGGCTGATCACAAGAATCGACATTTGGCTCGTATCTAATTGAAGCAGCACTTTCTTTGCCGAATTACTTCTTGTTTTGTCTAACAGAAAGGATACTCTCTTTAGCAAGTAGAATACCTTCTGAAAAAGGGAGGTATGGAAAATGAACACAACTGTCGTCGCAAGTGAACTCGGGGTTTCTACAAAAACGGTACAGCGGTGGGTTAAACAGCTCGATTTCCCTGCATCTCGGAACGAATATGGCCATTATGAATTTACCAATGAAGATGTTGAGGCGCTAAAAAAAATTAAAGACCAATTAAAAAACGGCGCATCCATGCATGAAGTTGCCAGTAAAAGCGAAAACCACAAAAAGGCTTTTGTTTGGACAGAAAGAACGGGATTTGACCATGGACAGAAGGAATACATCATTGCTTTAGAACAAAAGCTTGAGAACCTCAGCCAAAGAGCCAATGCGGAAATGGAGCATATGGGGAAAATCATCTCCAATCTTGAAAAAAAGCTGACCCAAAAAGCCGATGATGTTGTTTCCTATCAGCTCCTGCAGCATCGAAGAGAACTCGAAGACCTTCAATCAAAGCTTGTTGATATGGAGGAACAGCTGCAAAAATCGAATGAGAAGCTAGCTGCCACTGAAATGGCCGCTTCTATCGAGAATCAAAAACCAAAAAAACGGCTGAAATCCTTATTCTCGTTTTCATAATGATCGAATATAAATGAGAAAAAGAACCCTTATCACACGATAAAGGTTCTTTCTTTCGTTATACAAGAAGTGAAATAAGTATGGGCAATGTAATTAATGACAGGATTGCACTAATCACAAAAGCTGATGCTGTTTCGGCTTCTTGGCTTTTAAACTGAGTAGAAATCATGACTGCAACTGCTGAACCCGGAAAGGCTACGAGCAGAACTGACTTCGTTACTTCATCTGCCGTAAGTCCTATAAGCAAAGCAATACCAAATGTAAATATCGGCTGTACAACTGTTTTTAAGAAAGCAATGCTAAATGCCGGAAAGCTAAATTTTATTTTCTTAATTCCCACTGTAACCCCTACCGCAAACAACGCGACTCCAGAAGTGGTGGTGCCGATCATATCCAGCATATTTCCGATCAGATCAGGAGCTTTAAATCCCAGAAATACCAGCAATGTGCCAAGAAGAGGCGCCCACGCAAGCGGAACTGATAAACCATGTAAAATCGCTTTTAGGGTCACCTTTCCAAGCCCTTCGGTACGATCAGCGGCTTTTTCTCCTATCGTGCCAATTATAATTGATAAAGGATCAAGCAAAGCATTAACAACGATTCCCGTAATGGCAATCGGAATGGCCACCTCACCTGCTCCATATAAGCTTCCTAATACAGAAATCCCCATAAACGCAAAAGTTGGCTGGGCTGAGTTTAGCGAGAACATGGACGCTCCAGTCAATTGATATGAAAATACGTAACGAACGACCAATAATACGATAATGTAAAAACCGATGATCCCCAAAACCAGCGTTACCATCAGAGGGATCTCCGCTTTGAATTCGTCCTTTGGTGTCGCAAGCGTACTTGCTAAAAAGTGTGCAGGAAGTGCATATTTTGTAACAAAAGAACTGATTCCTTTTGAAGATTTCCCATCATATCCGCCATAACGGCCCGCAAACCATCCCAAGAGGATAACAAAAAATATAGGTGCTAAAAGGATAAGTATGGAAAAAAAGTTCATCGTTATCCCTCCTGTAGACTAACTTAAATTTTCTATATTAATATTAATTTCCAATGATAGACCGGTACGCCGGCTCCCACATCGCAGCTTTAACTGTTTCTTCTATATTTTCAGGGACGACTCTTGCTATTCCTTCATCGACCGCAGCCTTAACAACATCAACGGCGACTTGAATCGATACTTTTTGCAATTCATCAACCTTCGGAAGCAATCCGGCTTCATTGCTCTCTGTATTTGTCATATTCGCCACCGCATTTGCTGCAGCTGCAAACATCGCATCACTCATCACTTGTGCTTTGGAAACGATCGTTCCGAGGCCAAGTCCAGGAAAAACAAACGCATTATTTGACTGTCCGATTTCGTATGTTACGCCTTTGTATTCAACTGGATCGAAAGGACTTCCAGTGGCAATCAATGCTTTTCCGTCGGTCCATTCAAGCAAATTACTTGGAACCGCTTCGGCAAGATTCGTCGGATTCGACATAGGAAGAATGATCGGATGTTCCGTGTGAGCAGCCATTTCTTTGACAATTTCTTCAGAAAATGCTCCAGCCACTCCAGATGTACCAATTAGAATCGTTGGTTTCACTTGTTTGATCACTTCATAAAGAGAGATCTCGCCTTTTTCATTCTTTGCCCATGATTCAACTTCATCTTTTGCACGCAAATACGGCTTTTGAAAATCACGTATATCTTCCATTCCTTCAATAAGAAGGCCGCGATAATCAACTGCCCAGAATTTTTTCTCCGCTTCTTCTTTTGTTATGCCATCAAGCGATATCGCATCACGGATCTGATCTGCAATTCCGATGCCCGCAGACCCAGGGCCAAAAATAACAACTCGCTGGTCTTTCAAGCTGGTATTTAATTTCTTAACCGCAGATAATACCGCAGCAAGTGTGACAGCTCCGGTTCCTTGGATATCATCATTAAATGTTGGCAATTTATGATTGTATTTCTTCATAATATTACGCGCATTAAAGTTGCCGAAATCCTCCCAATGTAAAAGAGCTGATGGGAAAAATTTAGTGGCTGCTTTCACGTAGGCATCAATAAACTCATCATATTTTTCTCCGGTCTCTCGCGGATGCTTGTTTCCGATATAAAGCGGATCGTTCACTAATTTTTGATTGTTTGTTCCTACATCAAGAACAACAGGGATTACTCGGCCGGGATCGATTCCAGCTGCAGCTGTATAGACCGCCAGCTTTCCTACCGCAATATTAATACCGCCTACTCCCCAATCTCCGATACCTAAAATACTTTCTGAATCCGTCGTCACGATCAGATCGATATCACCGGCAGTCGCGTGTAAATTTTCAAATGCCTTTTCAATTCCGTCTATGTCATCTATTGAAAGATAAATACCGTGCGGACGGCGATATTCATGGCTGTATTCCTGGATCGCTTCACCGACGGTCGGCGTATAGACAACAGGAAGCATTTCTTTCAGGTGATTTTTAAGCAGTTTATAGAACAAAACTTCATTTCTATTTTGCAAATCGTTTAAGTACACATTTTGGCGAAGCCGGTCAGGCTGTGTAGAAAATTGCTCATAAGCCCGTTCAACCTGCTGTTCGAGTGTAAGCACTTTAGGAGGCAGCAGACCTTCAAGTCCTAGCTCTTCACGTTCTTCCAACGTAAATGCCACACCTTTATTTAACCTCGGAATTGATAATACGTCTTTACCTCGTAGAGCAGTTTTATAGTACCCTTCCTTTGTTTTTACGATGTTGTTCATTATTAACTCCTTTCTTCGAAATCGGCAAGCGCCTAAATGAATCCGATTACAACCTTTATTTACATGCAGGATAATTCTTGTCCATTGTATGCCTGCCTTTAGCATAAAACAATATTATTTAATTAGATTAATTATTCATCAAATTACTCAATTTTTTTAGTTAAAAAAAACATACATTAGAATCAGATGTTTAGTAAAAATGGCAGATTTTCATGACAGAAAGATTAGTTCTAAAAGCAATATATAGTAATAAGGACCTGAATACGTTTTTGCATGTTAAGAATATTTTGTCCTTAAATTTATGAAAAAGTACATCAATCTTTTAAGTCCATAAACAGCAATCGAGAAGAAATTCTAAACTTGTAAATATAGTAAACTTACAATATGAACAGTAGATTAAATGACTAAAAATTCCGGCAGCTAAACTAAGGAGGAGAATTCAGTGACAAAAAACCACGAAAAGATGGTCCAAGCAAATGGGGTGGAACTTTGTGCCGAGACATTCGGAAGTCCTAAAGACCCGGCGATTCTACTTATCAGCGGCGCCCCGTTGTCCTGCTCAATGCACTGGTGGGACAACGATTTCTGCGAGCGCCTCGCGGAAAGCTCCCGTTTCGTTATTCGCTACGATCTCCGCGACTTCGGGCGATCAGTCAACTACGAGCCGGGGGATCCCCGGTACAGCCTCCGTGATTTGGCAGCAGATGCTGTAGGCCTGCTTGACCATTTTGGTCTGGCCAAAGCCCATTTCGTAGGTTTTGCAATAGGCGGATGGATCAGCCAGCTTGCAACACTTGATTATCCCGATCGGGTTGCATCACTCACCTTGATCTCAACAAGACCTACTGCTCACGGAGCCAATGACCCCGACCTTCCGGAACACTCGAATAAGTTCATGGCAAAGCTCAGGGGAATGGCGGATCCCGACTGGTCTAATCGATCTGAAGTAATCGATTACATTGTCAATTTTGGACATGCTCTTTCCAATTCACAGTTCTTCGACAAAACAACCAAACATAGTCTCGCAGATCGCATCTTTGACCGTACCGTCAATATTGCGTCGAGCATGAAAAACCCGCCTTTGATTAAAAAGGGGGATCGTT
This window of the Bacillus gobiensis genome carries:
- a CDS encoding GNAT family N-acetyltransferase, which codes for MYYQMRVAEKSDEQAIIQFLQEANVGHEGVGTQGSKFIILEENNKKIAACLGLEELGDSRGILRSLVVSDKLNQGHIVSLFQSMQLLCDHERIRTLYLVANQQASFEFLDVMGFKKTKNIPQAIHHSEHAAEALKSKGAELMVKEMRDCG
- the spoIIR gene encoding stage II sporulation protein R, which produces MKKSFLAYIYIYCLLIGAIASLYKEETAQSTSGETKVIPDEAIRLRILANSDAEEDQELKRKIRDEVKGEITSWVQDLTSVEEARNVIRSRVPELEEVAEQVMDQEGMSQKISVEFNKVAFPTKLYGNFVYPAGDYEAVLITLGEGQGANWWCVLFPPLCFLDFSNGEAVQEPEEEESNESIEEKEELSSLTEENSEDEEEPKVKFFLVEWFEGLFS
- the prmC gene encoding peptide chain release factor N(5)-glutamine methyltransferase, giving the protein MNTVFEALKWASSCLKEAGRDENAAEILLLHELNTDRSRLLASLHDSISNLQLDRFSSMVKRHAEGIPVQYITGKEYFYGREFVVNEDVLIPRPETEEVVLFALSKIETVFPGEKGLRAVDVGTGSGAIAITMALENCELFVTATDIAQASLKVASENAKRLGAKVEFVCGDLLKPLVQANQKADIIVSNPPYISLEELDTLSETVRLHEPVRALTDGSDGLGFYKRFMEELPNVLADRCIVVFEIGHTQGEAVRSLLLNAFPQAEVQVKQDINGKDRIVYAVIAKEEAVPS
- the prfA gene encoding peptide chain release factor 1 encodes the protein MLDRLKSIEDRYEELNKLLSDPEVISDSNKLREYSKEQSDIQETVEVYRRYRTITEELQDAKAMLEEKLDADMREMVKEEVSELQAEEEQLAERLKILLIPKDPNDDKNVIMEIRGAAGGEEAALFAGNLYRMYSRYAEIQGWKTEVMEASVTGTGGYKEIIFMINGNGAYSKMKYENGAHRVQRVPETESGGRIHTSTATVACLPEAEEVEVDIHEKDIRVDTFASSGPGGQSVNTTMSAVRLTHLPTGVVVSCQDEKSQIKNKEKAMKVLRARIYDKFQQEAQAEYDQNRKSAVGTGDRSERIRTYNYPQNRVTDHRIGLTIQKLDQIMEGKLDEFIDALIVEDQSSKLQRAEN
- a CDS encoding VOC family protein; translation: MLQAIHHIAVICTDYEKSKSFYTDILGFEIIAEVYREERDSYKLDLSLNGDYAIELFSFPSPPSRPSRPEAAGLRHLAFKVDNIHQAVEHLNKKGIQTEPIRIDPYTEKAFTFFSDPDGLPLELYEG
- the racA gene encoding chromosome-anchoring protein RacA, with the translated sequence MNTTVVASELGVSTKTVQRWVKQLDFPASRNEYGHYEFTNEDVEALKKIKDQLKNGASMHEVASKSENHKKAFVWTERTGFDHGQKEYIIALEQKLENLSQRANAEMEHMGKIISNLEKKLTQKADDVVSYQLLQHRRELEDLQSKLVDMEEQLQKSNEKLAATEMAASIENQKPKKRLKSLFSFS
- a CDS encoding AEC family transporter, with translation MNFFSILILLAPIFFVILLGWFAGRYGGYDGKSSKGISSFVTKYALPAHFLASTLATPKDEFKAEIPLMVTLVLGIIGFYIIVLLVVRYVFSYQLTGASMFSLNSAQPTFAFMGISVLGSLYGAGEVAIPIAITGIVVNALLDPLSIIIGTIGEKAADRTEGLGKVTLKAILHGLSVPLAWAPLLGTLLVFLGFKAPDLIGNMLDMIGTTTSGVALFAVGVTVGIKKIKFSFPAFSIAFLKTVVQPIFTFGIALLIGLTADEVTKSVLLVAFPGSAVAVMISTQFKSQEAETASAFVISAILSLITLPILISLLV
- a CDS encoding NAD-dependent malic enzyme, which produces MNNIVKTKEGYYKTALRGKDVLSIPRLNKGVAFTLEEREELGLEGLLPPKVLTLEQQVERAYEQFSTQPDRLRQNVYLNDLQNRNEVLFYKLLKNHLKEMLPVVYTPTVGEAIQEYSHEYRRPHGIYLSIDDIDGIEKAFENLHATAGDIDLIVTTDSESILGIGDWGVGGINIAVGKLAVYTAAAGIDPGRVIPVVLDVGTNNQKLVNDPLYIGNKHPRETGEKYDEFIDAYVKAATKFFPSALLHWEDFGNFNARNIMKKYNHKLPTFNDDIQGTGAVTLAAVLSAVKKLNTSLKDQRVVIFGPGSAGIGIADQIRDAISLDGITKEEAEKKFWAVDYRGLLIEGMEDIRDFQKPYLRAKDEVESWAKNEKGEISLYEVIKQVKPTILIGTSGVAGAFSEEIVKEMAAHTEHPIILPMSNPTNLAEAVPSNLLEWTDGKALIATGSPFDPVEYKGVTYEIGQSNNAFVFPGLGLGTIVSKAQVMSDAMFAAAANAVANMTNTESNEAGLLPKVDELQKVSIQVAVDVVKAAVDEGIARVVPENIEETVKAAMWEPAYRSIIGN
- a CDS encoding alpha/beta fold hydrolase, with the translated sequence MTKNHEKMVQANGVELCAETFGSPKDPAILLISGAPLSCSMHWWDNDFCERLAESSRFVIRYDLRDFGRSVNYEPGDPRYSLRDLAADAVGLLDHFGLAKAHFVGFAIGGWISQLATLDYPDRVASLTLISTRPTAHGANDPDLPEHSNKFMAKLRGMADPDWSNRSEVIDYIVNFGHALSNSQFFDKTTKHSLADRIFDRTVNIASSMKNPPLIKKGDRWRERLGEVTAPTLVVHGTEDPFFPYGNALALEKEIPGAKLITLEQIGHELPKTVWDIVIPAILQHTD